The following proteins are co-located in the Deltaproteobacteria bacterium HGW-Deltaproteobacteria-2 genome:
- a CDS encoding DUF1460 domain-containing protein has product MKAKKHDESSYGDLIVDIGFLFINKLYKVGTLEKSGKENLIVNVSAFDCTTLVETVLALAQCVTAGNISKHEFRKNLKSIRYRHGKIDGYSSRLHYFTDWLRDNEKKGILTDVSSSLGGKPQQKKINFMTVHRELYPALQNKAQLARMASIEKILSRKAFSVIEKDKVTTQKSKIYNGDIIAFTTNQEGLDVAHLGFALWQGKSLRLLHASSKEGAVVISKQNLVAYLKSNKKFAGIIVARPL; this is encoded by the coding sequence ATGAAAGCAAAAAAACACGACGAATCATCTTACGGCGATTTAATAGTAGATATCGGGTTTCTTTTTATTAACAAGCTCTACAAAGTGGGAACGCTTGAGAAATCCGGTAAAGAAAATTTGATTGTCAATGTATCGGCCTTTGATTGTACTACTTTGGTGGAAACTGTTCTTGCACTTGCCCAATGCGTCACTGCCGGGAATATTTCAAAGCATGAATTCCGGAAAAATCTAAAATCAATACGTTATCGCCATGGGAAGATTGATGGCTACTCTTCGCGCCTGCATTACTTCACTGATTGGTTACGCGATAATGAAAAAAAGGGAATTTTAACTGACGTGTCTAGTAGTCTTGGCGGCAAACCTCAACAAAAAAAAATAAATTTCATGACTGTTCATCGTGAATTGTATCCTGCATTGCAAAACAAAGCGCAACTTGCCAGAATGGCATCGATTGAAAAGATACTTTCCCGAAAAGCTTTCTCTGTAATTGAAAAAGATAAAGTAACCACGCAAAAATCAAAAATATATAATGGCGATATCATTGCCTTTACCACAAATCAGGAAGGACTGGACGTTGCACACCTGGGCTTTGCCTTATGGCAGGGGAAAAGCCTGCGCCTGCTTCACGCCTCAAGCAAGGAAGGAGCAGTGGTCATCTCGAAACAAAATCTCGTTGCCTATCTGAAATCCAATAAAAAATTTGCCGGCATCATCGTCGCCCGCCCATTATAA
- a CDS encoding amidase yields MINSEPEIKVALLQNYNEASVAFNGRFLPPDGCAPDGRFIVRAERGFVLLEDSSGKEIIRQKEILMTPEGDAYFTVSDVKIGIDFHWQRTQEQSFRGNLFLSAVSESTFNLINKIHLENYLESVISSEMSAEAPLEFLRAQAIVARSWLVSMLAKKKSARYSTQLKNDNEIVVWQDVNDHEGFDVCADDHCQRYQGITRIISENVREAIKQTRGMFLIYSGEICDARYYKSCGGQTEIFATAWEDINPGYLKNISDDAEHHPPVCSEADAEKWLRGRPQAFCDTTDEELLKNILPAFDQETPNFYRWQVIYTRKELEEIIQKKSGIDFGELKNLTPLERGPSGRIYKLKIEGSKKTVIVGKELEIRRWLSPSHLLSSAFIVSVERTAAGEISRFILQGGGWGHGVGLCQIGAAVMASKGFKAEEILTHYFTGAKIQKLY; encoded by the coding sequence ATGATTAACAGTGAACCTGAAATTAAGGTCGCCTTACTGCAAAACTACAATGAAGCGAGTGTCGCTTTTAATGGACGATTTCTCCCACCTGACGGATGCGCGCCGGATGGCCGCTTCATTGTTCGCGCGGAGCGAGGATTTGTTCTGCTTGAGGATTCTTCAGGGAAAGAAATCATCCGCCAAAAAGAAATCTTGATGACGCCGGAGGGCGATGCATATTTCACCGTGTCCGATGTGAAAATCGGCATTGATTTCCACTGGCAACGAACTCAGGAACAATCGTTTCGCGGCAATTTGTTTTTATCGGCCGTTTCCGAATCCACTTTTAATCTCATCAACAAAATTCATCTGGAAAATTATTTGGAAAGCGTTATTTCCTCGGAGATGTCCGCTGAAGCGCCACTGGAATTTTTAAGAGCTCAGGCAATTGTCGCCCGTAGCTGGCTGGTGAGTATGCTCGCTAAAAAAAAATCTGCCAGGTATTCGACACAATTGAAAAACGACAATGAAATTGTCGTCTGGCAGGATGTCAACGATCACGAGGGATTTGATGTATGCGCTGATGATCACTGCCAGCGCTATCAGGGAATAACCAGAATTATTTCAGAAAATGTTCGTGAAGCGATAAAGCAAACACGGGGGATGTTTCTGATTTATAGCGGAGAAATCTGTGATGCCCGCTATTACAAATCCTGTGGCGGTCAGACGGAAATTTTTGCGACTGCCTGGGAGGATATAAATCCAGGATATTTGAAAAACATAAGCGATGATGCTGAGCATCATCCGCCTGTTTGTTCGGAAGCGGATGCGGAAAAATGGCTGAGAGGCAGACCGCAGGCTTTTTGCGACACGACTGACGAGGAATTATTGAAAAATATTCTGCCCGCGTTTGATCAGGAAACACCGAATTTCTATCGCTGGCAGGTGATCTATACAAGAAAAGAACTGGAGGAAATAATCCAAAAAAAATCAGGTATTGATTTTGGTGAATTGAAAAACCTTACTCCTCTGGAACGCGGTCCGTCGGGAAGAATCTATAAATTGAAAATTGAAGGTTCGAAAAAAACCGTAATTGTCGGCAAGGAATTGGAAATCCGCCGCTGGCTCTCACCCAGTCATCTTTTAAGCAGTGCTTTTATAGTATCGGTGGAGCGAACGGCAGCCGGAGAAATAAGCCGTTTTATTTTGCAGGGTGGCGGCTGGGGTCACGGTGTAGGTCTTTGCCAGATTGGCGCTGCGGTGATGGCGTCCAAAGGATTTAAAGCGGAAGAAATACTAACGCACTACTTCACCGGCGCAAAAATACAAAAGCTATATTGA
- a CDS encoding ATP-binding protein yields the protein MAHIWPIGGGKGGSGKSFLTSSLGRLLAKAGRKTLLIDLDLGAANLHTMVDVPYPEKCFSDFITKKISLLEDIVLATPFPNLFLISGAHDSLDIANLPYEKKIKTLKSIAKLKYEYIILDLGAGTAFNTLDFFLASQNGIFITTPEPTSIENVYRLMRAIYLRRIRHYFSAADFKMLEKKVREHLGDDSINKPENIASVVRKEYPEKFALIKKDFNSFHFKLILNQLRKQDNVELGSQICKIIKKHLGLHVDFAGNIAYDEHVHDAICQRVSFLDRYPHTRAANDLRELNRKMSNSLGEQLILNYL from the coding sequence ATGGCGCATATCTGGCCAATTGGAGGCGGCAAAGGAGGATCAGGCAAGAGTTTCTTAACCAGTTCCCTGGGGCGTCTTTTAGCAAAGGCGGGCAGGAAAACTCTGCTGATTGATCTCGATCTGGGTGCGGCAAACCTGCATACGATGGTTGACGTCCCTTATCCGGAGAAATGTTTTTCCGATTTTATCACAAAAAAAATAAGCTTATTGGAAGACATTGTTCTGGCAACTCCTTTCCCCAATCTCTTTTTGATCAGCGGCGCTCACGATAGTCTGGACATTGCCAACCTTCCCTATGAAAAAAAGATAAAAACGCTGAAGTCCATAGCCAAACTCAAATACGAATATATTATTCTGGATCTGGGAGCAGGCACAGCCTTTAACACTCTTGATTTTTTTCTCGCCTCCCAAAACGGCATATTCATCACTACGCCGGAGCCGACTTCCATTGAAAATGTTTACCGGTTGATGCGCGCCATATATCTGCGCCGTATCCGCCATTATTTTTCCGCGGCCGATTTCAAGATGCTGGAAAAGAAAGTTCGAGAGCACCTTGGCGATGATTCTATCAACAAACCCGAAAATATCGCTTCCGTTGTCAGGAAAGAATACCCCGAAAAATTCGCACTGATCAAAAAGGATTTTAATTCTTTTCACTTCAAACTTATTCTTAACCAATTGCGCAAACAGGACAATGTAGAGTTGGGTTCACAGATATGCAAGATCATCAAAAAGCACCTCGGGCTGCATGTTGATTTTGCCGGCAACATCGCTTACGATGAACACGTTCACGATGCCATTTGCCAGAGAGTATCGTTTTTAGATCGTTATCCTCACACTCGTGCCGCCAATGATCTGCGCGAGCTGAACAGGAAAATGAGTAATTCCTTAGGCGAACAATTGATTCTTAACTATCTTTAA
- a CDS encoding MFS transporter, protein MNTSRSPWFWVPSLYLAEGIPYVIAMTVSVVLYKDMGLSNTEIAFYTSWLYIPWVIKPLWSPFVDIFRTKRFWILAMQLAIGASLACVALTLPAANFVRYSLAIFWIMAFCSATHDIAADGFYMLGLDTPQQAAFVGVRVIFYRIATIAAEGGLVFMAGTLENYGYPAASAWSLSFIGVAAVFLAFFIYHLFALPRPASDISAPWDKSKNFLTEYFRVLTLFFRRKDILIIISFFLFYRFAEAQLTKMVVPFLLDVRTKGGLDLTTADVGIIYGTVGVIALMLGGLLGGFVIYKKGLKFWLWPMVLIMHLPDLIFVYLSHYQPESLWLVGSAVAIEKFGYGFGFTAYTIYMIMVSQGEYKTVFYAIGTGIMALGMMIPAMGSGWIQEMLGYKNFFIWILITTIPGFIVAALVKIDPEYGKKATP, encoded by the coding sequence ATGAATACGAGCCGGAGTCCATGGTTCTGGGTTCCTTCCCTATATCTTGCCGAAGGCATTCCTTACGTGATTGCCATGACGGTCAGCGTTGTACTTTACAAAGATATGGGACTCTCCAATACCGAAATAGCTTTTTATACAAGTTGGCTTTATATCCCATGGGTAATCAAACCTCTCTGGAGCCCGTTTGTTGATATTTTCCGCACCAAACGTTTCTGGATACTGGCAATGCAACTGGCCATCGGCGCGTCACTGGCCTGCGTTGCCTTGACTCTGCCCGCGGCTAATTTTGTGCGCTACTCTTTGGCTATTTTTTGGATTATGGCTTTTTGTTCCGCTACGCATGATATAGCTGCGGATGGTTTCTATATGCTGGGACTCGATACGCCGCAGCAGGCGGCGTTTGTCGGTGTGCGCGTTATTTTTTATCGTATTGCCACTATTGCCGCCGAAGGCGGTCTGGTATTTATGGCCGGAACGCTGGAAAATTACGGTTATCCGGCAGCGAGCGCCTGGTCTCTTTCTTTTATCGGTGTCGCGGCTGTTTTTCTCGCGTTTTTTATTTATCACCTTTTCGCTCTGCCCAGGCCTGCATCCGATATCAGCGCGCCATGGGATAAATCGAAAAATTTTTTGACGGAATATTTCCGCGTTTTGACCCTGTTTTTCCGGCGCAAGGATATTCTTATCATCATCAGCTTCTTTTTATTTTACCGTTTTGCCGAGGCGCAACTCACTAAAATGGTCGTGCCGTTTTTGCTTGACGTGCGCACTAAAGGCGGCTTGGATTTAACGACGGCGGATGTTGGCATCATTTACGGCACGGTCGGTGTCATAGCTCTGATGCTGGGCGGGCTTCTGGGCGGGTTCGTCATTTATAAGAAAGGTTTAAAATTCTGGCTGTGGCCAATGGTTTTGATTATGCACCTGCCGGATTTGATTTTTGTCTATCTATCTCACTATCAGCCGGAGAGTTTATGGCTGGTCGGTTCCGCCGTGGCAATTGAAAAATTCGGTTATGGCTTCGGCTTTACCGCCTATACGATTTATATGATCATGGTTTCGCAAGGTGAATATAAAACTGTCTTTTACGCCATAGGCACGGGGATTATGGCGTTGGGTATGATGATTCCCGCGATGGGCAGCGGCTGGATTCAGGAAATGTTGGGCTATAAAAATTTCTTCATCTGGATTTTGATTACGACCATTCCCGGATTTATTGTAGCGGCTTTGGTTAAAATTGATCCGGAGTACGGGAAGAAAGCGACTCCGTGA
- a CDS encoding 30S ribosomal protein S20 — translation MATHKSAEKRDRQNKKNRARNIAAKSALKTKIKSVVENVNSKNKEKSINALKTAIPALNKAASKGLIHKKNASRKVSRLTKKVNAVK, via the coding sequence TTGGCAACACATAAATCAGCAGAAAAACGTGATCGGCAGAACAAAAAAAACCGCGCGCGCAATATCGCCGCCAAGTCCGCACTAAAAACAAAGATTAAATCAGTAGTTGAAAATGTGAACAGCAAGAATAAAGAAAAATCTATTAATGCGCTTAAAACTGCTATCCCCGCATTGAATAAAGCAGCAAGTAAAGGCTTAATTCATAAGAAAAATGCTTCACGCAAAGTTTCCCGACTGACTAAAAAAGTCAACGCTGTTAAATGA
- the pyrG gene encoding CTP synthetase (CTP synthase; cytidine triphosphate synthetase; catalyzes the ATP-dependent amination of UTP to CTP with either L-glutamine or ammonia as the source of nitrogen; in Escherichia coli this enzyme forms a homotetramer) translates to MKTKFIFVTGGVLSSLGKGLAAASISALLECRGLKVSNQKLDPYINVDPGTMSPFQHGEVFVTDDGAETDLDLGHYERFCSTCMGKSNNLTTGQVYYSVITKERRGDYLGKTVQVIPHITNEIKDYIRKTATGFDVSIVEIGGTVGDIESLPFLEAIRQFRNEAGRENAIFIHLTWVPLIKTAGEVKTKPTQHSVKALREIGIQPDILLCRTENFLSEEIKSKIALFCNVEVNSVFTAKDVNCIYEVPLIFHREGLDAKIVDLLNIWTGQPKLEVWEDVVNRFNNPPDEVCIGIVGKYVNLTDSYKSLNEALVHGGIANNCRVKLKFIDSEKIEAEGLGTSLNDVDAVLVPGGFGIRGIEGMILAVQHAREKKIPFFGICLGMQMAVVEYARNICGLNKANSSEFDPATPYPVIDLLPEQRNVKEKGASMRLGAWPCVVEPDSFAFTAYGQKKISERHRHRYEFNNDYKKTVTDKGLRITGISPDRRLAEIVEIKDHPWFLGCQFHPEFKSRPIKPHPLFSRFIEAALKNAQKKKQKIKQKKKSVKVT, encoded by the coding sequence ATGAAAACGAAATTTATCTTTGTCACCGGCGGCGTTCTTTCTTCGCTGGGTAAAGGATTGGCGGCGGCATCAATTTCAGCCCTACTGGAATGCCGGGGGCTGAAAGTTAGCAATCAAAAACTTGATCCTTATATTAATGTTGATCCCGGAACAATGAGTCCTTTCCAGCATGGCGAAGTCTTCGTTACCGACGACGGTGCAGAAACCGATCTTGATCTGGGACATTATGAGAGGTTCTGCTCCACCTGCATGGGAAAGAGTAACAATCTCACAACCGGGCAGGTTTATTATTCAGTCATTACCAAAGAAAGGCGTGGCGATTACCTGGGTAAAACCGTGCAGGTCATTCCCCACATTACCAATGAGATAAAAGATTATATTCGAAAAACGGCAACCGGCTTCGATGTTTCCATCGTAGAAATAGGAGGCACGGTCGGAGATATCGAAAGCCTTCCCTTTCTGGAAGCAATACGTCAGTTTCGCAATGAAGCGGGAAGAGAAAACGCTATTTTTATTCACCTGACATGGGTGCCTCTTATCAAGACAGCAGGCGAGGTTAAAACAAAGCCCACCCAGCACAGCGTCAAGGCGCTTAGAGAAATCGGCATTCAGCCGGATATTCTGCTTTGCCGGACGGAAAATTTTCTTTCCGAGGAAATTAAATCCAAGATTGCGCTCTTCTGTAACGTGGAAGTCAATTCAGTTTTTACCGCTAAAGATGTCAATTGTATCTATGAAGTACCGCTGATTTTCCATCGGGAGGGGCTCGATGCCAAGATTGTTGATCTTCTGAATATCTGGACAGGACAACCGAAACTGGAAGTCTGGGAAGATGTGGTTAACAGGTTTAACAATCCTCCTGATGAAGTATGTATTGGTATTGTCGGCAAGTATGTCAACCTGACCGATTCATACAAAAGCCTCAATGAAGCTCTTGTGCACGGCGGCATCGCCAACAACTGCCGAGTAAAGTTAAAGTTTATTGATTCGGAAAAAATAGAAGCGGAAGGGCTGGGCACAAGTCTGAACGATGTTGACGCCGTTCTGGTTCCGGGAGGTTTCGGCATTCGCGGCATAGAAGGCATGATTCTTGCCGTCCAGCACGCGCGGGAGAAGAAAATCCCTTTCTTTGGAATTTGTCTGGGAATGCAGATGGCCGTCGTGGAATACGCCAGAAATATCTGCGGATTGAACAAAGCCAACAGTTCCGAATTTGACCCCGCTACTCCCTATCCGGTAATCGACCTGCTGCCCGAGCAGCGCAATGTCAAAGAAAAAGGTGCTTCCATGAGACTGGGCGCCTGGCCTTGTGTTGTCGAACCGGATTCCTTCGCTTTCACAGCCTATGGACAGAAAAAAATCTCAGAGCGGCATCGTCACCGCTACGAATTCAACAATGATTATAAAAAGACTGTTACCGATAAGGGCTTACGCATTACAGGCATATCACCAGACAGACGCCTGGCGGAAATAGTGGAGATAAAAGATCATCCCTGGTTTCTGGGATGTCAATTTCATCCGGAATTCAAATCCCGGCCGATTAAACCTCATCCGCTGTTTAGCAGATTCATTGAAGCCGCCTTGAAAAACGCTCAAAAAAAGAAGCAGAAAATAAAACAAAAGAAAAAATCCGTAAAGGTTACCTGA
- the gspG gene encoding type II secretion system protein GspG — MKKNRQKKNGQAGFTLIELMVVIIILGVLAGLIIPRVMGRPDEARQSKAKIQMEAMESALKLYKLDNGSYPTTEQGLRALVEAPTVGNVPKNWRQGGYLEKGKVPKDPWGNEFIYISPGSHSDFDLTCLGADGEPDGEGVNKDINNWEIE; from the coding sequence ATGAAAAAAAACAGGCAAAAGAAAAACGGACAGGCTGGTTTTACCTTAATAGAATTGATGGTGGTTATTATCATTTTAGGAGTACTTGCCGGTCTTATTATTCCCCGCGTCATGGGACGCCCCGACGAGGCAAGGCAGTCTAAAGCTAAAATTCAAATGGAGGCCATGGAATCAGCGCTGAAACTTTATAAGCTCGATAACGGCAGTTATCCCACAACCGAACAGGGTTTGCGCGCTTTGGTGGAAGCACCTACCGTAGGCAACGTTCCTAAAAACTGGCGCCAGGGCGGCTATCTGGAAAAAGGCAAAGTGCCCAAAGACCCCTGGGGAAATGAATTTATTTATATAAGTCCCGGCAGCCACAGCGATTTCGACTTAACTTGTCTTGGCGCCGATGGGGAACCCGACGGTGAAGGTGTTAATAAAGACATCAATAATTGGGAAATTGAATAA
- a CDS encoding leucine--tRNA ligase, which yields MKYEPITIEEKWQKKWEDEKSFKVTEDPQKKKYYLLEMFPYPSGKIHIGHVRNYTIGDVVARYKRMKGFNVLHPMGWDAFGLPAENAAIEHKIHPSKWTHENIDHMKKQLKRMGFSYDWDREIATCEPKYYRWEQLFFIWMYEKGLAYKKRSTVNFCTQCDTVLANEQVEGGQCWRCGTEVQEKVLDQWFFKITAYIEELLDYCDKLPGWPERVMTMQKNWIGKSYGCEVDFPMADGNSAIKVFTTRQDTLFGATFMLVAAEHPLVMQLSKGKAIEKEVLQFVEKVKKQDKLMRTSEYYEKEGMFLDAYCKNPLTGKEMPIYAANFVLADYGTGCVMAVPTHDQRDFEFAKKFNLPLIVVISPKDRMLDPAMMTEAYVDEGVLVNSGQFDGMENTKVLEAIADFLEKERKGKRTIQYRLRDWGISRQRYWGAPIPMINCAKCGIVPVDEKNLPVILPENVKLSTEGGSPLASLPEFVNTTCPKCGGKAVRETDTMDTFVESSWYFDRFCCPDCDTKPGLDRKKLDYWMPVDQYIGGIEHAILHLLYSRFYTKVLRDFGVIGVDEPFTNLLTQGMVCKETMKCKEHGYLFPEQVADGKCRICGQEIIIGKTEKMSKSLKNVIDPDYLIKTYGADTARIFCLFAAPPEKDLEWSDQGVEGSFRFLSRLWRIVEEYLEDIKPVAPLSGAFELEGELKALRRKTHQTIRKVTVDIEDRFHFNTAISAVMELVNTVYHTKRPDSDDKVALSTVREALEAAIILLVPIVPHITEELWQLLGHKDLAANIAWPEFDPAIASEEEMTIVVQINGKLRSRMTVAVDEDPEKIKANALADEKIKAMTEGTQIKKVIYVPKKLVNIVVG from the coding sequence ATGAAGTACGAACCAATCACAATTGAAGAAAAATGGCAGAAAAAATGGGAGGATGAAAAGTCCTTCAAGGTTACCGAAGACCCGCAAAAGAAAAAATATTATCTGCTGGAGATGTTTCCATATCCTTCCGGCAAAATTCATATCGGCCATGTCCGTAATTACACCATCGGCGATGTCGTGGCGCGTTACAAGCGAATGAAAGGTTTCAATGTTCTGCACCCGATGGGCTGGGACGCCTTCGGCCTGCCCGCGGAAAACGCCGCTATCGAACATAAAATTCATCCATCGAAGTGGACGCACGAAAATATCGATCACATGAAAAAGCAGCTCAAGCGCATGGGCTTTAGCTATGACTGGGACCGGGAAATCGCCACCTGCGAGCCGAAATACTACCGCTGGGAACAGCTCTTTTTTATCTGGATGTATGAAAAAGGTCTGGCTTACAAAAAACGCTCCACAGTTAATTTCTGCACCCAATGCGACACGGTGCTCGCCAATGAGCAGGTGGAAGGCGGCCAGTGCTGGCGCTGCGGCACGGAAGTGCAGGAGAAGGTGCTGGATCAGTGGTTTTTCAAGATCACGGCCTATATCGAAGAACTGCTGGACTACTGCGACAAACTGCCCGGCTGGCCGGAACGCGTTATGACAATGCAGAAAAACTGGATCGGCAAAAGCTACGGCTGTGAAGTGGATTTTCCAATGGCCGATGGCAACAGTGCCATCAAGGTATTCACCACGCGTCAGGATACACTCTTCGGAGCGACCTTCATGCTGGTTGCTGCGGAACATCCGCTGGTTATGCAATTAAGCAAGGGCAAGGCCATTGAAAAAGAGGTCCTGCAGTTTGTCGAAAAAGTCAAAAAGCAGGATAAGCTGATGCGGACTTCCGAATATTATGAAAAGGAAGGCATGTTTCTAGATGCCTATTGTAAAAATCCTTTAACAGGGAAGGAAATGCCGATTTACGCGGCCAATTTCGTTCTGGCCGATTACGGCACCGGCTGTGTCATGGCTGTGCCCACACACGATCAGCGTGACTTCGAATTTGCCAAAAAATTCAATCTGCCGCTGATTGTGGTCATTTCTCCGAAAGACAGAATGCTCGATCCGGCGATGATGACAGAAGCTTACGTTGATGAAGGAGTCCTTGTTAACTCCGGACAATTTGATGGAATGGAAAACACCAAGGTTTTGGAAGCTATCGCTGATTTTCTGGAAAAAGAAAGGAAGGGCAAACGCACCATCCAGTACCGCTTGCGCGATTGGGGCATCTCCCGTCAGCGATACTGGGGCGCGCCGATTCCCATGATTAACTGCGCTAAATGCGGCATCGTTCCGGTTGATGAAAAGAATCTGCCTGTCATACTGCCGGAAAATGTTAAATTAAGCACCGAAGGTGGTTCGCCGCTCGCGTCGCTTCCCGAATTTGTCAATACGACCTGCCCCAAGTGCGGTGGTAAAGCCGTTCGCGAGACGGACACGATGGATACGTTCGTGGAATCTTCGTGGTATTTCGATCGCTTCTGCTGTCCTGATTGCGACACCAAGCCCGGTCTCGACCGCAAGAAACTTGATTACTGGATGCCGGTTGATCAGTACATCGGCGGCATTGAACATGCCATTTTGCATCTGCTTTACTCGCGCTTTTACACTAAAGTCCTGCGCGATTTTGGCGTGATCGGCGTGGACGAGCCCTTCACCAATCTGCTGACGCAGGGCATGGTCTGCAAAGAGACGATGAAATGCAAAGAACACGGATATCTTTTCCCTGAGCAGGTGGCGGATGGCAAATGCCGCATCTGCGGACAGGAAATAATTATCGGCAAGACCGAAAAAATGTCCAAATCGCTGAAGAATGTTATCGATCCCGATTATCTGATAAAAACCTACGGAGCCGATACGGCACGAATATTTTGTCTGTTTGCGGCGCCGCCGGAGAAGGATCTGGAATGGAGCGATCAAGGTGTGGAAGGCTCTTTCCGCTTTCTCAGTCGTCTGTGGCGCATCGTTGAAGAATATCTTGAAGACATAAAGCCTGTTGCACCTCTGTCCGGTGCCTTTGAACTGGAAGGTGAGTTAAAGGCGTTGCGGCGCAAAACCCACCAGACTATCCGTAAAGTGACCGTTGATATCGAAGACCGTTTTCATTTCAACACGGCCATCAGCGCGGTAATGGAGTTAGTAAATACTGTCTATCACACTAAACGTCCCGACAGCGATGATAAAGTGGCGCTGTCTACTGTGAGAGAAGCGCTGGAGGCCGCCATAATTTTGCTGGTGCCGATTGTGCCGCACATCACGGAAGAACTCTGGCAGTTGCTTGGTCATAAAGATCTGGCTGCCAATATTGCGTGGCCGGAATTTGATCCGGCGATTGCCAGTGAAGAAGAGATGACAATCGTCGTGCAGATTAACGGAAAACTGCGCAGCAGGATGACTGTGGCTGTGGATGAGGACCCGGAGAAAATCAAAGCAAACGCGTTGGCTGATGAAAAAATCAAGGCCATGACCGAGGGGACACAAATAAAGAAGGTTATTTACGTACCTAAAAAGCTGGTCAATATTGTTGTCGGTTAA
- the gspF gene encoding type II secretion system protein GspF — translation MSVFEYVALDEKGRQRKGFIDAPGVTAARQKLREENVYPVEINQAENKKENALSEILKFNIWQRVSAGDVSIFTRQLSTLLGAGMPLVPSLTILMKQTNNPLLKKSLAQIREQVNEGKSLTEGMSNFPQIFPPFYLNMVRAGEASGTINLVLERLADFSENQQALMSKIRSALAYPFIMFFIGSAVILLLMTFVVPQITGIFTDMHQALPLITIILIAVSNFLKSFWWLILIILAVSIAAFRYTTNGTEKGKRLWDNVKLKAPVFGQINRKIAIARFSRTLATLLQSGVPLLQAMEIVRNVVNNIIIGEAIRKAGKDVEEGKELSSPLTQSGIFPPMVTEMIAVGEQSGTLEAMLNRIATTYETEAQADIMVMTSLLEPLMILVMGFIVGFIVVSILLPIFEMNQLVR, via the coding sequence ATGAGTGTTTTCGAATATGTAGCGCTGGATGAGAAGGGTCGGCAACGCAAAGGTTTTATTGACGCGCCGGGTGTGACCGCGGCACGACAGAAACTGCGCGAAGAAAACGTTTATCCCGTCGAAATCAATCAGGCAGAGAACAAAAAAGAAAACGCATTATCGGAAATTTTAAAGTTCAACATCTGGCAACGGGTTTCCGCCGGCGACGTTTCCATATTCACCCGTCAGTTATCAACTCTATTAGGCGCCGGGATGCCGCTGGTGCCTTCTCTCACGATCCTGATGAAACAGACCAATAATCCTCTTTTAAAAAAATCACTGGCGCAAATCCGCGAACAGGTTAATGAAGGCAAAAGCCTGACTGAGGGCATGTCCAACTTCCCTCAAATTTTCCCGCCTTTTTACTTAAATATGGTCAGGGCCGGAGAAGCATCGGGAACCATCAATCTGGTTCTGGAGCGCCTTGCCGACTTCTCGGAGAATCAGCAGGCATTGATGAGCAAGATCCGCTCTGCCCTTGCCTATCCTTTTATTATGTTTTTTATCGGAAGCGCCGTTATTTTGCTGTTGATGACTTTTGTCGTACCCCAAATTACCGGCATTTTCACCGATATGCACCAAGCCCTGCCGCTGATTACAATTATTTTAATTGCTGTCAGTAATTTTTTGAAATCTTTTTGGTGGCTTATTTTGATAATTCTCGCCGTCTCGATAGCCGCTTTCAGATACACGACAAACGGTACGGAAAAAGGCAAGCGCCTGTGGGATAATGTTAAACTGAAAGCTCCGGTATTTGGCCAGATCAATCGAAAAATCGCAATTGCCCGTTTTTCCCGCACACTGGCCACTTTGCTGCAAAGCGGCGTTCCGCTTCTTCAGGCCATGGAAATAGTCCGCAACGTCGTTAATAATATTATTATCGGCGAGGCAATCCGTAAAGCCGGCAAAGACGTAGAGGAAGGCAAAGAGCTCTCCTCTCCCCTGACGCAAAGCGGCATATTCCCTCCCATGGTGACTGAAATGATTGCCGTCGGAGAACAAAGTGGCACGCTGGAGGCAATGCTCAACCGTATTGCCACGACTTATGAAACAGAAGCTCAGGCAGATATAATGGTTATGACTTCTCTTTTGGAACCGTTAATGATACTGGTAATGGGGTTTATTGTCGGATTTATTGTTGTTTCCATTTTGTTGCCGATATTTGAAATGAACCAGTTGGTTCGATGA